In the genome of Segatella copri, one region contains:
- a CDS encoding DUF6108 family protein: MKRCNLIKRFFIGLLLIVVASISANAQEGLYVKSIFQRFGHAKGCKMVTMQNAQLKGYKLKIYKSLVYKNHATEIAHYLKADRKAAKKIREVVENGKMVSGYYMMAPLSNGDNRFILFSNPSKSKGTVIYIEGDLSPEDIMQLCYSRR, from the coding sequence ATGAAACGATGCAACTTGATAAAACGCTTCTTCATCGGACTGCTTCTTATCGTGGTAGCCTCGATTTCTGCCAATGCCCAGGAGGGACTATACGTAAAAAGTATATTCCAACGATTCGGGCACGCCAAGGGATGCAAGATGGTTACGATGCAGAATGCGCAACTCAAAGGTTACAAGCTCAAGATATACAAGAGCCTGGTATATAAGAACCATGCCACGGAAATAGCCCACTATCTGAAGGCCGACCGCAAGGCTGCAAAGAAAATCAGAGAGGTGGTGGAGAATGGCAAAATGGTGAGCGGCTATTACATGATGGCACCCTTGAGCAATGGCGACAACCGCTTTATCCTCTTCAGCAACCCGAGTAAAAGCAAGGGAACCGTGATTTATATCGAAGGCGACCTGTCGCCCGAAGATATCATGCAACTCTGCTATTCCAGAAGATAG